One genomic window of Prochlorococcus marinus str. NATL2A includes the following:
- a CDS encoding Ppx/GppA phosphatase family protein has protein sequence MLGDSINNSSERNSIELDLGEKEDAELCRVATIDIGTNSTHLLIAKIERKLNTFSIELAEKSTTRLGERDPQTGELTSLAMNRAFSTLKRFKDLSESYKVESLIIAATSAVREAPNGKIFIAEIKKKIGLDVELISGAEEARLIYLGVLSGMQFGNKPHLVLDIGGGSTELILADSSEARALTSTKIGAVRLQREFIKKDPISSQNELFLRSFIRGSMESAIDKVSKRIEAGEIPVLVATSGTAMAIGSLISNKENHMQSKLQGYKITKNNLDIIVSQLIKMTPSERSQLSSLSERRSEIIVPGALILQTIMNMVDVNEIILSERALREGLVVDWMCRNNYLKDQLSFQGSIRERTVIHQAKRFGVNSKRSKSVSEFALTFYDQTKGILHNDNGGGRDLLWAAAKLHACGKQINISAYHKHSWYLIKNGELLGYSQSEHLMVAAIARYHRKSFPKKRHESWQLLVNESQRSLVADMSLLLRLSCSLDRRPEPLVSKIVIEANNKVVNIELIPNNLGQNLDLEKWSLNKAILLVKKIMDVDINIL, from the coding sequence ATGTTAGGTGACTCAATAAATAATTCCTCTGAAAGGAATTCTATTGAATTAGATCTTGGCGAAAAGGAAGATGCTGAATTATGCCGTGTGGCAACAATTGATATTGGCACCAACTCAACGCATTTATTAATTGCAAAGATTGAGCGAAAATTAAATACTTTTAGTATTGAACTTGCAGAGAAATCGACAACACGACTAGGAGAAAGAGATCCTCAGACAGGAGAACTTACATCCCTTGCTATGAATAGGGCTTTTTCAACATTAAAGAGGTTTAAGGATTTATCAGAAAGTTATAAAGTTGAGAGTCTTATTATTGCCGCTACAAGTGCAGTTAGAGAAGCACCAAATGGGAAAATCTTTATTGCTGAAATTAAAAAGAAGATAGGCTTAGATGTTGAATTGATAAGCGGAGCAGAAGAAGCAAGATTGATTTATCTAGGTGTACTTTCAGGGATGCAATTTGGGAATAAACCTCATCTCGTCCTAGACATTGGAGGAGGTTCGACAGAATTAATCCTTGCTGATAGCTCTGAGGCTCGAGCATTAACAAGTACAAAGATTGGAGCAGTAAGATTACAAAGAGAATTTATTAAAAAAGATCCAATATCCTCTCAAAATGAATTGTTTTTAAGGTCATTTATCAGAGGCTCTATGGAGTCTGCAATTGATAAAGTATCTAAGAGAATTGAAGCGGGAGAAATACCAGTTTTAGTAGCAACTAGTGGAACTGCTATGGCTATTGGGTCGTTAATATCTAATAAAGAAAATCATATGCAATCAAAATTACAAGGATATAAAATCACAAAAAATAATTTAGATATAATTGTTAGTCAGTTAATTAAAATGACACCTTCTGAACGGAGTCAATTATCCTCATTAAGTGAAAGAAGATCTGAGATTATTGTTCCAGGCGCTTTGATTTTGCAAACCATAATGAATATGGTCGATGTTAATGAAATTATTTTAAGTGAAAGAGCTCTTCGGGAAGGATTGGTTGTTGATTGGATGTGTCGAAATAATTATTTAAAAGATCAGCTGAGTTTTCAAGGATCAATTAGAGAAAGAACAGTTATTCATCAAGCGAAAAGATTTGGTGTTAATTCAAAACGATCAAAAAGTGTATCAGAATTTGCACTTACTTTTTATGATCAGACTAAGGGGATTTTGCACAATGATAATGGTGGAGGTAGAGATCTTTTGTGGGCAGCAGCTAAGCTTCACGCATGTGGTAAACAAATTAACATAAGTGCCTATCACAAGCATTCGTGGTATTTAATCAAAAATGGAGAGCTCTTAGGTTATTCCCAAAGTGAGCATTTAATGGTTGCTGCTATTGCAAGGTATCACAGGAAAAGTTTTCCAAAAAAAAGACATGAATCTTGGCAATTATTGGTTAATGAAAGTCAAAGAAGTTTGGTAGCTGATATGTCTTTACTTCTTCGACTTTCATGCTCTTTGGATAGAAGGCCAGAACCTTTGGTATCCAAAATAGTTATTGAAGCTAATAACAAGGTAGTTAATATAGAGCTGATTCCTAATAACTTAGGTCAAAATTTAGATCTTGAGAAATGGAGCTTAAATAAGGCAATTTTACTTGTTAAAAAGATTATGGATGTTGATATAAATATACTTTAA
- a CDS encoding helix-turn-helix domain-containing protein: protein MEKSEERKSGNSHVANKKSSLRTVGEFLREARQGRNLSVEDLSSSLRIGKEQLIALETGDESALPEKVFIRAMVRRIAEKLNLDTSFILEELNEKKKNEPKPSPVIKKKNTRKNKNFNPFIIVILSGALGLFTSIMLLKYIQKGQNDSFNPKRSDIFLLDKKISS, encoded by the coding sequence TTGGAAAAAAGTGAAGAAAGAAAAAGCGGTAATTCTCATGTCGCAAATAAAAAATCCTCATTACGAACTGTTGGTGAGTTTCTCAGAGAAGCCCGACAAGGTAGAAATCTTTCAGTAGAGGATCTATCTTCCTCACTAAGAATTGGGAAAGAACAATTGATTGCACTTGAGACAGGAGACGAAAGCGCACTTCCTGAAAAAGTTTTTATTAGAGCAATGGTTCGAAGAATTGCCGAGAAATTAAACTTAGATACAAGTTTTATTCTTGAAGAACTTAATGAAAAGAAAAAAAATGAACCTAAACCTAGCCCTGTGATTAAGAAGAAAAATACTAGAAAAAACAAAAACTTCAATCCATTTATCATTGTAATTTTATCGGGTGCTTTAGGATTATTTACTTCGATTATGCTATTAAAATATATTCAAAAAGGACAAAATGATTCCTTTAATCCTAAGCGAAGTGATATCTTTTTATTAGACAAAAAGATATCTTCTTAA
- the cobM gene encoding precorrin-4 C(11)-methyltransferase: MNPISIVGAGPGALDLMTIRAQQRLKSADVLVWTDSLIPIQITKLVKDDCEKIKTSSLTLEEILLILIKKHKEGKKIVRLHDGDPCLYGAISEQICRLNDEGIEVEVVPGVSAYQATAATLGFELTVPDLTQTIILSRADGRTGKPKRESLQKLASIQSSLCLYLSARHVEEVQSILIKYYPANTPVAIAYRVTWPDEWIKVIPLTEMAKTSQEQNLIRTTLYIISPTLKIGNNRSKLYNPTHSHLFRSS, translated from the coding sequence ATGAATCCGATTTCAATTGTTGGCGCAGGTCCAGGCGCTTTAGACTTAATGACAATAAGAGCTCAACAAAGACTTAAATCAGCAGATGTTCTTGTTTGGACAGACTCTCTCATTCCTATACAAATTACAAAACTTGTTAAAGATGATTGTGAAAAGATAAAGACAAGTTCATTAACACTAGAAGAAATACTTTTAATCTTAATTAAAAAGCATAAGGAAGGTAAAAAAATTGTTCGTCTCCATGATGGTGATCCTTGCTTATATGGAGCCATATCAGAACAAATATGCAGATTAAATGATGAAGGGATTGAGGTAGAAGTAGTACCGGGAGTAAGCGCATATCAAGCAACAGCAGCAACTTTAGGATTCGAACTAACAGTTCCAGATTTAACCCAAACAATAATACTAAGCAGAGCTGATGGTAGGACAGGAAAACCAAAGAGGGAGAGCCTTCAAAAGCTAGCATCTATTCAATCTTCTTTATGTCTCTACCTAAGTGCAAGACATGTGGAAGAAGTGCAATCCATACTTATAAAGTATTATCCTGCGAACACCCCTGTAGCAATTGCATATAGAGTAACTTGGCCAGACGAATGGATAAAAGTCATACCTTTGACTGAGATGGCAAAAACATCTCAAGAACAAAATTTGATCAGAACAACTTTATATATAATCAGTCCAACTCTAAAAATCGGTAATAATAGATCAAAGCTTTATAATCCTACTCATTCACATTTATTTAGGTCGAGTTAA
- the lgt gene encoding prolipoprotein diacylglyceryl transferase, which translates to MEHIFLALRSPGPELFQLGPFSLRWYGLLIAISVLVGLNLSSELASKKGLKKSLINDLLPILVLASVIGARIYYVAFEWRNYTGKNFWSSINFLNLNIPIPSALEIWGGGIAIHGALIMGTLSIIFFCRWRQEHFWDVIDVLVPSVALGQAIGRWGNFFNNEAFGIPTNLPWKLFIPYRFRPEIFSTIDYFHPTFLYESVWNIFVFGILIFLFRKANKKDLKLPPGSLSCLYLITYSLGRFWIEGLRTDPLCLGGVPPFCEGGLRIAQLISLFLISAGLLGIWRIYVSKKALPDPSSMNGRNQ; encoded by the coding sequence ATGGAACATATTTTTTTAGCGCTTAGATCACCTGGGCCTGAGTTGTTTCAACTGGGCCCTTTTTCTTTAAGGTGGTATGGATTGCTAATAGCTATTTCAGTTTTAGTAGGTCTAAATTTATCAAGTGAGTTAGCCTCAAAAAAAGGATTAAAAAAAAGCCTTATTAACGATTTACTTCCTATTTTAGTTTTGGCATCTGTAATTGGTGCAAGAATTTATTATGTTGCATTTGAATGGAGAAATTACACTGGCAAAAACTTCTGGAGTTCAATTAATTTCCTAAACTTAAATATTCCTATTCCCAGTGCGCTAGAAATCTGGGGAGGAGGAATTGCAATTCATGGGGCACTGATAATGGGTACATTGTCCATCATATTTTTTTGCCGCTGGAGACAAGAACATTTTTGGGATGTTATTGATGTTTTGGTCCCCTCAGTTGCATTAGGCCAAGCAATAGGTAGATGGGGAAATTTTTTTAATAATGAAGCTTTTGGGATACCTACAAATTTACCCTGGAAATTATTTATACCTTATAGATTTAGGCCAGAAATCTTCTCAACAATAGATTATTTTCACCCTACCTTTCTTTATGAATCAGTATGGAATATTTTTGTTTTTGGCATACTGATTTTTCTTTTTAGAAAGGCAAATAAAAAAGACCTTAAGCTTCCACCTGGTAGCTTAAGTTGCTTGTATTTAATCACTTACAGCTTAGGCAGGTTTTGGATAGAAGGCTTAAGAACTGATCCTCTCTGCTTGGGTGGGGTTCCACCTTTTTGTGAAGGAGGACTAAGAATCGCACAATTGATTAGCTTATTTTTAATTAGTGCAGGTTTATTAGGAATATGGAGAATTTATGTTTCTAAAAAAGCGCTCCCCGATCCTTCCTCGATGAATGGGAGAAATCAATGA
- the petA gene encoding cytochrome f, with the protein MSRSLKLILFSVFIGFSIFLIPQPTWAYPFWAQQKFENPREATGKIVCANCHVASMPTRAEVPQAVAADSVFKTVVEIPYKKDLQEIGADGSKVPLQVGAVVMLPDGFKLAPQERWTDEIKEETQGVYFTQYSEEQENIILVGPLPGDQNREIVFPVLSPDPRKDSNYNFGKYSIHVGGNRGRGQVYPTGEKSNNNLFTATNSGTITSIETNEDGSQIINLNNEEGESFTENLPAGTSLLIKEGDTIEKGAKLTEDPNVGGFGQLDKEIVLQSKARVIGMIIFFIGVGLSQIMLVLKKKQVEKVQAAEGI; encoded by the coding sequence ATGAGTCGCTCATTAAAACTTATTCTCTTTTCAGTTTTTATTGGATTTTCAATATTTTTAATTCCTCAACCAACTTGGGCCTACCCATTTTGGGCTCAACAAAAATTTGAAAATCCTAGAGAAGCAACTGGAAAAATTGTTTGTGCTAATTGTCATGTAGCTAGTATGCCAACAAGAGCTGAAGTGCCTCAGGCAGTTGCTGCTGATAGTGTTTTCAAAACAGTCGTAGAAATACCCTATAAAAAGGACCTACAAGAGATAGGAGCTGATGGAAGCAAAGTTCCTCTCCAAGTCGGAGCCGTTGTAATGCTTCCAGATGGATTTAAACTTGCGCCTCAAGAAAGATGGACTGATGAAATAAAAGAAGAGACACAAGGTGTTTACTTCACCCAATACAGCGAGGAACAAGAAAATATTATTTTAGTAGGTCCTTTACCTGGGGATCAAAATAGAGAGATTGTCTTCCCTGTATTATCACCTGATCCAAGAAAAGACAGCAATTATAATTTTGGAAAGTATTCAATTCATGTAGGGGGTAATAGAGGAAGAGGTCAGGTTTATCCAACTGGTGAGAAGAGCAATAACAATTTGTTTACTGCAACCAATTCAGGGACAATAACTTCAATAGAAACTAACGAAGATGGATCACAAATAATTAATCTAAACAATGAAGAAGGAGAAAGTTTTACTGAAAATCTTCCTGCAGGGACTTCATTATTAATAAAAGAAGGCGACACTATTGAGAAAGGTGCAAAATTAACTGAAGATCCAAATGTTGGAGGTTTTGGGCAACTTGACAAAGAGATAGTTTTACAAAGTAAAGCAAGAGTTATTGGAATGATAATTTTCTTTATAGGAGTTGGCTTATCCCAAATAATGCTAGTTCTTAAAAAGAAACAAGTAGAAAAAGTTCAAGCTGCTGAAGGAATATAA
- the petC gene encoding cytochrome b6-f complex iron-sulfur subunit — translation MTQMTTADVPSMGRRQFMNLLTFGTVTGVALGALYPVAQYFTPYRAGGGGGGTNAKDELGNNVSASGWLSTHPVGDRSLVQGLKGDPTYLIVEGEDAITSYGINAICTHLGCVVPWNSGANKYMCPCHGSQYDSTGKVVRGPAPLSLAIAHVSIEDDQVLVSQWTETDFRTGTDPWWG, via the coding sequence ATGACACAAATGACAACTGCAGATGTGCCCTCAATGGGCAGGAGGCAGTTCATGAATCTGCTTACTTTTGGAACAGTTACAGGGGTTGCTTTAGGAGCGTTATATCCAGTAGCCCAATACTTCACCCCATATAGGGCTGGTGGTGGTGGTGGTGGAACAAATGCAAAAGATGAGTTAGGAAATAATGTAAGTGCAAGTGGTTGGCTATCAACCCATCCAGTTGGTGATAGAAGTTTGGTTCAAGGGCTTAAAGGTGATCCAACCTACCTAATAGTTGAAGGCGAGGATGCAATTACTAGTTACGGAATCAATGCTATTTGTACTCACCTTGGTTGTGTAGTGCCATGGAATAGCGGAGCAAATAAATATATGTGTCCATGTCATGGAAGTCAATACGATTCAACAGGAAAAGTTGTTAGAGGACCAGCCCCTCTATCTCTAGCCATAGCTCATGTCTCAATTGAGGATGATCAAGTTCTAGTAAGTCAGTGGACAGAAACTGATTTTCGAACTGGTACTGATCCTTGGTGGGGATGA
- a CDS encoding DUF3067 family protein, whose amino-acid sequence MSFKSNELNTGSFPSPIPLEVDEVVGCLRRRWGVTYDLKLLIKKDRIYLQMMWGFLEQQSFPLDEETFRENLNRTLEIINRAGQSGFVRNWLENVQAKPRLGRAITLPLPMDQRMDEFVL is encoded by the coding sequence ATGAGTTTTAAATCTAATGAATTGAATACTGGTAGCTTTCCTTCTCCAATCCCCTTGGAAGTAGACGAAGTAGTGGGGTGCTTAAGAAGGCGATGGGGTGTCACATATGATTTGAAATTGTTAATCAAAAAAGACAGAATATATTTACAAATGATGTGGGGATTTTTAGAACAACAATCTTTTCCATTGGACGAGGAGACCTTTAGAGAAAATTTAAATCGAACCCTAGAAATTATTAATCGGGCAGGTCAATCAGGTTTCGTAAGAAATTGGTTGGAAAATGTACAGGCAAAGCCAAGACTTGGAAGGGCAATAACTTTACCTTTGCCTATGGATCAAAGGATGGACGAATTTGTCCTTTGA
- the tatC gene encoding twin-arginine translocase subunit TatC translates to MPLVDHLEELRQRILKSLIAVLLSSGFCLLFVRKLVQALEMPAGKIQFLQVAPGEFLFTSIKVAGYGGLTLSLPFILFQFLKFILPGLTKKEKLLIAPSVAGSAILFFLGIFFAWKALIPAALGFLVSYGADVVEPLWSIEKYLDFVLLLMLSTGLAFQLPILQLILGFLEIISWKKMLSAWRLVVMASAVAGAVLTPSTDPITMLLLSTSITFLFFVGIGLVALTTNLKGQIRPSFDP, encoded by the coding sequence ATGCCTTTGGTTGATCATCTTGAAGAACTTCGTCAAAGGATCCTAAAAAGTCTTATTGCAGTTCTTCTTTCATCAGGTTTTTGCTTGTTATTTGTCAGGAAGCTTGTACAAGCATTAGAGATGCCAGCGGGGAAAATACAATTTTTACAAGTAGCACCCGGTGAATTTTTATTTACTTCAATAAAAGTTGCAGGTTATGGAGGGCTTACTCTCTCTCTTCCTTTTATACTTTTCCAATTTTTAAAGTTCATCCTTCCGGGTCTAACAAAAAAAGAAAAGCTTTTAATAGCACCATCAGTTGCAGGTTCAGCAATTTTATTTTTCTTAGGAATTTTCTTTGCTTGGAAGGCTTTAATACCCGCAGCTTTGGGATTTCTAGTAAGTTATGGTGCTGATGTGGTTGAACCACTTTGGTCAATAGAAAAATATTTAGATTTCGTACTTCTGCTAATGCTCTCAACTGGTTTAGCCTTCCAGTTACCAATCCTTCAATTGATTTTGGGGTTCCTAGAAATAATTTCTTGGAAAAAGATGTTATCAGCTTGGAGATTAGTAGTAATGGCTTCAGCAGTTGCAGGAGCTGTTTTAACTCCATCGACTGATCCCATAACCATGCTTCTTCTCTCAACATCGATAACTTTTTTGTTTTTTGTTGGAATTGGGTTAGTGGCCTTAACAACAAATCTCAAAGGACAAATTCGTCCATCCTTTGATCCATAG
- a CDS encoding Rqc2 family fibronectin-binding protein, whose translation MNTVPIQIMDLTTLKAVVFELSQEIVPSRFETAQQIDSHTIQLGLRTLEKLTWIEISWLPESPIIVSIPPPKKYGEKSTLAKQIKHLLVNLALVDITQIGFERIVRFKFSSRPGKEIEKELIVELMGRHSNILLLDRSGKVITLGKQIKESQSRLRPIGTGDIYTSPPPLKGLVPVLSEPFNSWKENICLVPSTFKNSLKDTYQGISPALTLQIVSSDYNESLKIINKPVTSIELETWEAIYKRWKEWLLDLENSNYTINFEGPTDYIVWGKKESTAKNKKIGLSLSIYYSNKIVERKINSIREKLKQDLANSKGHEKRKLDVQELLIKNISEYTTMQNKAKSLLTLPSPTKKQIIEAQSLFKEAKRKKRSRESIVNRINFHKKKISDIQCCESFIDSFLYEENEDNKNKLESIIELKEEVEEYICIKKNNSKFKLKRKKETSLHIKEIQSPSGLKIQIGGNNRQNELISLKKGKKGDLWFHAQEIPGSHVVLKSSDGIVDETDIQLAADLASFFSRARGNKLTPIIMVPIENLKRISGSLPGTVSHRGGKVLWGKAERAAKYFHHK comes from the coding sequence ATGAACACAGTTCCAATTCAAATAATGGACTTAACAACCCTTAAAGCGGTTGTATTTGAACTTAGCCAAGAAATAGTTCCAAGTCGATTTGAGACTGCACAGCAAATTGATTCACATACCATTCAATTAGGACTTAGAACCCTAGAAAAACTAACATGGATCGAAATAAGTTGGCTTCCTGAGTCTCCAATAATTGTATCAATACCGCCTCCAAAAAAATATGGCGAGAAAAGTACATTAGCTAAACAAATAAAACATTTATTAGTCAATTTAGCTTTAGTAGATATAACGCAAATTGGTTTTGAAAGAATAGTAAGGTTTAAATTTTCTAGTAGACCTGGTAAAGAAATAGAGAAAGAATTAATAGTCGAACTGATGGGTAGACACAGCAATATTCTACTTTTAGACAGATCAGGTAAAGTAATTACTCTTGGGAAACAAATCAAAGAGAGTCAATCAAGATTAAGGCCGATAGGAACAGGAGATATCTATACATCTCCTCCACCTCTTAAAGGCCTAGTTCCTGTATTATCTGAACCATTCAATTCATGGAAAGAGAATATATGTTTAGTACCATCAACATTTAAGAATAGCCTTAAAGATACTTATCAAGGAATAAGTCCTGCTCTAACATTACAAATTGTGAGCAGTGATTATAACGAATCACTTAAAATAATAAATAAACCAGTAACAAGTATTGAATTAGAAACTTGGGAAGCAATTTATAAAAGATGGAAAGAGTGGTTATTAGATCTTGAGAATAGTAATTACACTATTAACTTCGAAGGCCCAACAGATTATATTGTCTGGGGGAAAAAAGAATCAACAGCTAAAAACAAAAAGATAGGACTTAGCCTTAGCATCTATTATTCGAATAAAATCGTAGAAAGAAAAATAAATTCTATTAGAGAAAAATTGAAACAAGATCTGGCAAATTCTAAAGGCCATGAAAAAAGAAAGCTAGATGTTCAGGAATTACTAATTAAAAATATTTCTGAATATACAACCATGCAAAATAAGGCTAAAAGCTTACTCACTTTACCTTCCCCTACAAAGAAGCAAATAATTGAAGCTCAAAGCCTTTTTAAAGAAGCTAAAAGAAAAAAAAGATCTCGGGAATCAATTGTAAATAGAATCAATTTTCACAAGAAAAAAATATCAGATATTCAATGCTGCGAATCATTTATTGATTCATTTCTATATGAAGAAAATGAGGATAATAAAAACAAGCTAGAATCAATTATTGAACTTAAAGAAGAAGTAGAAGAATATATTTGCATCAAAAAAAATAATTCTAAATTTAAATTAAAGAGAAAAAAAGAAACTTCATTACATATAAAAGAGATTCAGAGTCCTAGCGGTCTAAAAATTCAAATAGGAGGTAATAACAGGCAAAACGAATTAATCAGTTTGAAGAAAGGGAAAAAAGGAGATCTTTGGTTTCATGCTCAAGAAATACCAGGAAGCCATGTTGTACTGAAATCATCTGATGGAATTGTGGATGAGACAGATATTCAATTAGCTGCTGATCTGGCTTCTTTTTTTAGCCGTGCGAGAGGCAACAAACTCACACCAATAATTATGGTTCCAATTGAGAATCTAAAAAGGATATCAGGATCACTACCTGGGACAGTTAGTCATAGGGGTGGGAAGGTCCTGTGGGGGAAAGCTGAAAGAGCTGCGAAATATTTCCACCATAAGTGA
- the gmk gene encoding guanylate kinase translates to MSSLGNLTVLTGPSGVGKGTIVRKILESHSDVWLSISATTRQPRSGEIDGEHYFFLEKKQFQEIIDKDGFLEWASFSNNFYGTPKKIVKEKIEKGTNVLLEIELEGARQIRKSFPEAFQIFLAPPNLYELEKRIRGRGTETEESIRDRLSIAEKELIAQKEFDAVVINEDIEKAFKEIEGFMGLKL, encoded by the coding sequence ATGTCGTCTTTAGGAAATCTTACTGTTCTTACTGGCCCTAGCGGGGTGGGTAAAGGAACAATTGTTAGGAAAATCCTCGAAAGTCATAGTGATGTATGGCTTTCTATTTCTGCTACTACTCGTCAGCCAAGATCTGGAGAAATTGACGGAGAGCATTATTTCTTCTTAGAGAAAAAACAATTTCAAGAAATAATTGATAAAGATGGTTTCCTTGAGTGGGCTTCATTCTCTAATAATTTTTATGGAACTCCAAAAAAAATAGTTAAAGAAAAGATTGAAAAGGGAACTAATGTTCTTCTTGAAATTGAACTAGAGGGTGCTCGACAAATTCGAAAGTCTTTTCCGGAGGCATTTCAAATATTTTTAGCACCACCAAATTTATATGAACTTGAAAAAAGAATTAGAGGAAGAGGAACTGAAACAGAAGAATCTATTAGAGATCGTTTGTCCATAGCTGAGAAAGAACTTATTGCCCAAAAAGAGTTTGACGCTGTAGTTATTAATGAAGATATAGAAAAAGCCTTCAAGGAAATTGAAGGCTTTATGGGATTAAAACTTTAA
- the psaJ gene encoding photosystem I reaction center subunit IX, whose product MFQLFRTKWFRSAPVVATIWITLTAGIIVEFNRFVPDLLFHPMSF is encoded by the coding sequence ATGTTTCAATTATTTCGCACTAAATGGTTTAGATCAGCCCCCGTTGTAGCTACGATTTGGATCACTCTCACAGCAGGTATTATCGTTGAATTCAATAGATTCGTACCAGACTTACTTTTCCACCCAATGTCTTTTTAA
- a CDS encoding photosystem I PsaF protein (subunit III) has product MSRLLSIFLSAFLFLGIAPIANARPGPALNADRAPTDFTASALVSCADNPRFQERASTASTDQAIKRFERYSKALCGDDGLPHLIIGPPIEPWGAWINRGHEGDLLIPGVMFIYIAGIIGWSGREYVRAVRGKKNAAEYEIIIDTSLAWQCLKRGAAWPLQANREGKNGELRAKDNNVSLNGPRG; this is encoded by the coding sequence ATGAGTCGTCTTTTATCAATTTTTCTTTCAGCATTTCTTTTCTTAGGAATAGCTCCAATAGCTAATGCAAGACCAGGCCCCGCACTAAACGCTGATAGAGCTCCTACAGATTTTACTGCCTCTGCTTTGGTTTCTTGCGCTGATAATCCCCGTTTCCAAGAGAGAGCAAGTACCGCCTCCACAGATCAAGCCATAAAAAGATTTGAAAGATATAGCAAAGCCCTTTGCGGAGACGACGGGCTGCCTCATCTAATAATTGGTCCACCCATTGAACCTTGGGGTGCATGGATCAACAGAGGTCATGAAGGAGATCTACTTATCCCAGGAGTAATGTTTATATATATTGCTGGGATTATTGGTTGGTCTGGTAGGGAGTATGTAAGAGCTGTTAGAGGCAAAAAGAACGCAGCAGAATACGAAATCATCATCGACACTTCACTAGCCTGGCAATGTTTAAAAAGAGGAGCCGCTTGGCCACTTCAAGCTAATAGAGAAGGTAAAAATGGAGAACTCAGGGCAAAAGACAATAACGTTTCTCTTAATGGTCCAAGAGGCTAA
- the tsaD gene encoding tRNA (adenosine(37)-N6)-threonylcarbamoyltransferase complex transferase subunit TsaD, giving the protein MSIILSLETSCDESAAALVSNEKGKIDLLANEIASQIDEHANWGGVVPEIASRRHLENLPFLIEEVFAKSKLQIKDIDAVAATVTPGLAGSLLVGSITARTLANLHQIPFLGIHHLEGHLSSIYLSEKHPKPPFLVLLVSGGHTELIKVDVKHKYQRLGRSHDDAAGEAFDKVARLLGLSYPGGPAIQKIAKSGDPKKFLFPKGRVSKPEGGFYPYDFSFSGLKTAVFRQIEKIRSENKKLPIEDIAASFEYIVAEVLVERSFKCALDQGLNSLVLVGGVAANVRLREMMLAKASENSIDITLAPMEFCTDNAAMIGAAALLRLSSESFKSSMELGVSARWPLEKSDLLYDPIPPF; this is encoded by the coding sequence ATGTCAATAATTTTATCCCTCGAAACAAGTTGTGACGAGTCTGCAGCGGCTTTGGTTTCTAATGAAAAAGGAAAAATTGATTTGTTAGCTAATGAAATAGCTTCACAAATTGATGAACATGCTAATTGGGGTGGTGTTGTTCCAGAAATCGCTTCAAGAAGACATTTAGAAAACCTTCCATTTTTAATTGAAGAGGTTTTTGCAAAATCAAAATTACAGATAAAAGATATAGATGCAGTAGCCGCAACTGTTACTCCAGGATTAGCAGGATCACTGTTGGTCGGATCAATTACGGCAAGAACTTTAGCTAATTTACATCAAATTCCATTCTTAGGTATCCATCATTTGGAGGGACATCTTTCCTCGATATATTTGTCAGAAAAACATCCTAAACCTCCTTTTTTAGTCTTATTGGTTAGTGGAGGACACACTGAATTGATAAAAGTAGATGTTAAACATAAGTATCAACGTCTTGGTAGAAGTCATGATGATGCAGCTGGAGAAGCTTTTGATAAGGTTGCAAGACTTTTGGGACTTTCATATCCAGGGGGCCCTGCAATTCAAAAAATAGCTAAATCGGGAGACCCAAAAAAATTTTTATTTCCAAAAGGAAGAGTCTCTAAACCTGAAGGTGGTTTTTATCCATATGACTTTTCTTTTAGTGGTTTAAAAACGGCTGTATTTCGCCAGATAGAAAAAATTAGATCAGAAAATAAAAAATTACCAATAGAAGATATTGCTGCAAGTTTTGAATACATAGTGGCTGAGGTCTTAGTAGAGAGGAGCTTTAAATGTGCCCTTGACCAAGGTTTAAATTCTCTTGTTTTAGTTGGAGGAGTTGCTGCAAATGTGAGATTAAGGGAAATGATGCTTGCAAAAGCATCTGAAAATTCAATTGATATTACTCTTGCACCAATGGAATTTTGTACTGATAATGCGGCAATGATTGGGGCGGCAGCTTTGTTAAGATTGTCATCTGAAAGCTTTAAAAGTTCAATGGAATTAGGTGTATCTGCTCGATGGCCACTAGAAAAATCTGATTTACTTTATGATCCGATTCCTCCTTTTTAA